CTGTACaatcttcctctgcttcttaGGTATGCAAGCGCATGCATCTCCACATCTACTAGTTACTCTGTGGACAAGACCCTGAAACCAGAGACCAATTTGACATGAATAAATTAATGGGGCAACACTAACAACAGAAAAGAATCTCAGCAAGGTTTATATCATACCTTGATGACTAAGGTGTGTAGATTTGGACAACTCTTGAGGAGAAGTGGCATTACTTGCCAACCTTTATCCTTGTTACTCTCAATAGATAAATTAAGGAGGTTGTTGAACACGGGCATGGATTTACAGCAGAAATGAAACACCTAAGTTATAAACGaacacaaccaaaaaccataaataagTAAGAGACCTTGCTAGCTCCGGTAACAAACACTAAGACGAAGCAAAAACTAACCTCAAGGGAATCAGGAGACAAGTGAAGGGTCGTAATGTTGCGTATAGCCGCAAGTAGTTCTGTAACATCACCAAATATAGGCGCCTTTGGTTCTACAATATAAtaatcaccatcatcatcatcatcatcatcatcatcatcatcatcatcatcatcatcatcatcatcatcatcatcatcatcatcatcatcatcatcatcatcatcatcatcatcatcatcatcatcatcatcagaataaTCATAATCGTTAGTTGACACCCATAACCTGAGACTCAGCCTGGCTTCGACAAGCAAATCGAAATCAACAACATCATACTTAGCCGAGACATAACTGGAATAGTCAAGGTAGACAAGACTTGGTGCTTCAAAATAAATCAGTTCGTGCCAAATCATTTCATTTGGATTATGGGTAAAAATCACAAGTCGCTTGAGGGATGCACTTTCCACGTTGGTACCACAAGTAAGCCGCAAGAACGGATAATCACCATCACGCATGTATAATTCTTCCAACACAGGGCAGCCATCGATGAGCCGTATATAGTTGGTATAATCACCCAGaattgagaagagagaaagtgatTTGAGGGCAGGGAAAAACACACGCTCTACTTCAACAAAACATCGAGCGGATAGTGTGAGCTTAACCAGTGTGTTGCTCGTTAACAGCTTAGTTTCTATGGCAACAAAAGACATGGGGGTGGCGTGCAAGTGTATTTCCAATAAACCGCGTTCCATTACAGTCCGAATCCAACGCCGGACCATACCGTCTACATCATCGTTATACTTATATACACGAGACAGAGAGAACTTCTTGATGTGAGAATTGCTTAACAGAGCAAATGTCTTGTCTACGAAATCACAGAAGCGAAGTGAACcacttgtttcttcttcttcgttgggATAAACAACCATCGACTCATCAAAGCAGAGGTTGTCTACAAGACCCAACAGATTCCTCCACCTCTTGGACAGAACCGATGTGGAAGCAGCCACTTTTGTCGGGAGCAAAGACAAGATTTTGCCAAGAATCTCATCTGGCAAATTGCTTATCGAATCTCTAGGAGAAGTTCTCATCATAGCcataaattagggttttaactACAGGAAGAGAAAGTTTTTGGAACTTACGATGGCAGAGAGACGAGGAAGTGTTCCAAAAGCTTGACGATGAAAAtctgagagaaagagaattaGGTTTTGGAGGGTTTCTAATTAAAAGATACATTTTGGGTATTTAACAGTTTCGACTTTTGTGGATTTTATATGTTGGGCTAGTTGGTTCAGTTAGGTGGGtttaataaacttaaaaagCTTCTTTTTCGATCTCATTATAGTTTTTGCGTCTTCTTTTTTAACCGTTTAGAGATTTTGGTTGCAGATATTATGTAGCTTGAGTCA
This sequence is a window from Arabidopsis thaliana chromosome 1 sequence. Protein-coding genes within it:
- a CDS encoding F-box/RNI-like/FBD-like domains-containing protein (F-box/RNI-like/FBD-like domains-containing protein; CONTAINS InterPro DOMAIN/s: F-box domain, cyclin-like (InterPro:IPR001810), FBD-like (InterPro:IPR006566), F-box domain, Skp2-like (InterPro:IPR022364); BEST Arabidopsis thaliana protein match is: RNI-like superfamily protein (TAIR:AT1G48390.1); Has 116287 Blast hits to 17670 proteins in 977 species: Archae - 853; Bacteria - 43940; Metazoa - 20597; Fungi - 11169; Plants - 7279; Viruses - 1793; Other Eukaryotes - 30656 (source: NCBI BLink).), whose translation is MAMMRTSPRDSISNLPDEILGKILSLLPTKVAASTSVLSKRWRNLLGLVDNLCFDESMVVYPNEEEETSGSLRFCDFVDKTFALLSNSHIKKFSLSRVYKYNDDVDGMVRRWIRTVMERGLLEIHLHATPMSFVAIETKLLTSNTLVKLTLSARCFVEVERVFFPALKSLSLFSILGDYTNYIRLIDGCPVLEELYMRDGDYPFLRLTCGTNVESASLKRLVIFTHNPNEMIWHELIYFEAPSLVYLDYSSYVSAKYDVVDFDLLVEARLSLRLWVSTNDYDYSDDDDDDDDDDDDDDDDDDDDDDDDDDDDDDDDDDDDDDDDDGDYYIVEPKAPIFGDVTELLAAIRNITTLHLSPDSLEVFHFCCKSMPVFNNLLNLSIESNKDKGWQVMPLLLKSCPNLHTLVIKGLVHRVTSRCGDACACIPKKQRKIVQKEEALCCLRTCQVKVLQISEYGGYFQELKQMRHFLGKLECLETVKVGVHAENNNNSEFLRANVLTLPRVSAKCNVHFI
- a CDS encoding F-box/RNI-like/FBD-like domains-containing protein, with the translated sequence MAMMRTSPRDSISNLPDEILGKILSLLPTKVAASTSVLSKRWRNLLGLVDNLCFDESMVVYPNEEEETSGSLRFCDFVDKTFALLSNSHIKKFSLSRVYKYNDDVDGMVRRWIRTVMERGLLEIHLHATPMSFVAIETKLLTSNTLVKLTLSARCFVEVERVFFPALKSLSLFSILGDYTNYIRLIDGCPVLEELYMRDGDYPFLRLTCGTNVESASLKRLVIFTHNPNEMIWHELIYFEAPSLVYLDYSSYVSAKYDVVDFDLLVEARLSLRLWVSTNDYDYSDDDDDDDDDDDDDDDGDYYIVEPKAPIFGDVTELLAAIRNITTLHLSPDSLEVFHFCCKSMPVFNNLLNLSIESNKDKGWQVMPLLLKSCPNLHTLVIKGLVHRVTSRCGDACACIPKKQRKIVQKEEALCCLRTCQVKVLQISEYGGYFQELKQMRHFLGKLECLETVKVGVHAENNNNSEFLRANVLTLPRVSAKCNVHFI